In Papaver somniferum cultivar HN1 chromosome 1, ASM357369v1, whole genome shotgun sequence, a genomic segment contains:
- the LOC113303619 gene encoding pyrophosphate--fructose 6-phosphate 1-phosphotransferase subunit beta-like, which yields MATSNGGTDVKSSRTFKLASFYSEVQTSRLNHALPLPSVLRKPFNVDDGPKSSAAGNPDEIAKLFPNLFGQPSASLVPNETGLSGSDQKLKIGVVLSGGQAPGGHNVISGIFDYLQDRVPGSTLYGFKGGPAGIMKGKYVELTSEFVYPYRNQGGFDMICSGRDKIETPDQFKQAQETSKKLDLDGLVVIGGDDSNTNACLLAENFRGSNMKTRVIGCPKTIDGDLKSKEVPTSFGFDTACKIYAEMIGNVMTDARSTGKYYHFVRLMGRAASHITLECALQTHPNVTIIGEEVAAKKQTLKNVTDYITDIICKRAELGYNYGVILIPEGLIDFIPEVQQLIAELNEILAHDVVDEAGAWKNKLRDQSHQLFDFLPEAIQEQLMLERDPHGNVQVAKIETEKMLIQMVEIELEKRKQAGAYKGQFKGQSHFFGYEGRCGLPTNFDSTYCYALGYAAGALLHAGKTGLISSVGNLSAPVEEWTVGGTALTALMDVERRHGKFKPVIKKAMVELEGAPFLKFASMRDEWAIKNRYINPGPIQFHGPASNALNHTLLLELGAQA from the exons ATGGCTACCTCTAATGGCGGCACCGATGTTAAATCATCACGTACTTTCAAACTCGCTTCTTTCTATAGTGAAGTTCAAACGAGTCGACTCAATCATGCTCTTCCTCTTCCTTCTGTTCTTCGTAAACCATTCAATGTTGATGACGGTCCTAAAAGTTCTGCTGCTGGAAATCcag ATGAGATCGCGAAGCTTTTCCCGAATTTGTTTGGACAACCATCAGCATCATTAGTACCTAATGAAACAGGATTATCCGGATCAGATCAGAAATTGAAAATCGGTGTTGTCTTGTCTGGTGGACAAGCACCTGGTGGGCATAATGTTATTTCTGGGATTTTTG ATTATTTGCAGGATAGAGTGCCAGGAAGTACACTATATGGATTCAAAGGAGGACCTGCTGGAATCATGAAAGGGAAATATGTCGAATTGACATCTGAATTTGTGTACCCTTACAGAAATCAA GGTGGATTTGATATGATCTGCAGTGGAAGAGACAAGATTGAAACTCCAGACCAG TTTAAGCAAGCTCAAGAGACATCAAAGAAGCTTGATTTAGACGGGCTTGTGGTTATTGGTGGGGATGACTCAAACACAAATGCTTGCCTCCTTGCTGAAAACTTCAG GGGAAGTAATATGAAAACCCGGGTGATTGGTTGTCCAAAGACTATTGATGGTGATCTAAAGTCAAAGGAAGTGCCCACGAGTTTTGGATTTGATACAGCGTGCAAG ATTTACGCAGAGATGATCGGCAATGTTATGACTGATGCTCGCTCTACTGGAAAATACTATCACT TTGTAAGGCTTATGGGGCGTGCTGCTTCTCACATTACCTTGGAGTGTGCTTTGCAGACTCACCCCAATGTTACTATCATTGGAGAAGAG GTTGCTGCCAAAAAACAAACATTGAAAAATGTAACAGACTACATTACTGATATCATCTGCAAACGTGCAGAACTTGGTTACAATTATGGAGTTATACTTATCCCCGAAGGTCTCATTGATTTCATTCCTGAG GTGCAACAGCTTATTGCTGAGCTGAATGAAATCCTAGCTCATGATGTTGTGGATGAAGCTGGGGCATGGAAAAACAAACTCCGAGATCAATCTCATCAGCTCTTTGATTTCTTACCTGAAGCAATTCAAGAGCAGTTGATGCTTGAAAGAGATCCACACGGAAATGTTCAG GTTGCCAAAATAGAAACAGAAAAAATGCTCATTCAAATGGTTGAAATTGAGTTGGAGAAACGAAAGCAGGCTGGTGCATACAAAGGACAGTTCAAAGGGCAGTCCCACTTTTTCGG CTATGAGGGAAGATGTGGTTTACCTACTAATTTCGATTCTACTTACTGCTATGCATTGGGTTATGCTGCTGGTGCCCTGCTCCATGCTGGAAAGACTGGGCTCATATCTTCG GTTGGAAACTTGAGTGCTCCTGTTGAAGAATGGACTGTTGGCGGGACTGCATTGACTGCACTTATGGACGTGGAGAGGAGACACG GTAAATTTAAACCTGTAATCAAGAAGGCAATGGTGGAGCTTGAAG GTGCACCCTTCTTAAAATTTGCATCCATGAGGGATGAATGGGCCATTAAGAATCGATACATCAACCCAG GTCCGATTCAATTCCATGGTCCAGCATCCAATGCCCTGAACCACACACTACTTTTGGAGCTTGGTGCCCAAGCCTAA